A single window of Poecilia reticulata strain Guanapo linkage group LG10, Guppy_female_1.0+MT, whole genome shotgun sequence DNA harbors:
- the LOC103471518 gene encoding nuclear factor 7, brain-like, whose translation MASATSLMSDDNFSCSICLDVFTKPVSIPCGHTFCQDCITKHWETVSRLFECPLCKETYHSKPMLRVNIFIADMAERFKNAVRRKSSSPLQEALVGKVLCNLCKSAAVKSCLVCFMSFCKTHLQPHQTLPNLQRHKLIQPVNDLQNRLCKTHGEPFEFFCRGDQMFLCLSCKVKDHRTHTVVTLEEEAKIRKTKLEKDKESTDQLIETRQQISLDIPSWLDGVRKNAEQALSYKNHVMAAVVDYIQRSQIELTEVINTKLQQIEKDGIDFTTELDAEILQIKEKKEQLDKISLTDDDFTFLENALSFTVSSPKVKDWSDLKLNTAEFAIQDAMEELQRSVKSKINTLCDPTFREKQRYAVDVTFDPDTAHPLLNISADGKQVATGYQKRNVDNKPERFQKVLNVLAKEGFSSGKFYYEVQVKGKPQWDLGVVSESINRKGDIRLSPKNGYWTIWYRNGNGLTANAGPAVNLPVRQIPEKVGVFVDYEEGQVSFYDVDARAIIFSFTGNSFTTKLFPFFSPCINEGGQNSAALIITPVTTNH comes from the coding sequence ATGGCTTCTGCCACAAGTCTAATGAGTGATGATAATTTTTCTTGCTCTATCTGCCTGGATGTGTTCACGAAACCTGTGTCAATTCCTTGTGGACACACTTTTTGTCAAGATTGCATCACAAAACACTGGGAAACAGTTAGTCGTCTCTTTGAATGCCCGCTGTGCAAAGAGACGTATCACTCAAAGCCAATGCTCCGGGTGAATATTTTCATTGCTGATATGGCGGAAAGATTCAAAAACGCAGTGAGAAGGAAGTCGTCTTCACCCCTTCAAGAAGCACTGGTTGGGAAAGTGCTGTGCAATCTGTGCAAGTCCGCTGCTGTGAAGTCTTGTTTAGTATGTTTTATGTCATTCTGCAAAACACACCTGCAGCCTCATCAAACATTACCCAACTTACAGAGACACAAGCTAATCCAGCCAGTCAATGACCTCCAGAACAGGTTATGCAAGACACATGGCGAACCTTTTGAGTTCTTTTGCAGGGGAGAtcaaatgtttctctgtttgtcCTGCAAAGTCAAAGACCATAGAACGCACACGGTGGTGACTTTAGAAGAGGAGGCAAAGATAAGAAAAACTAAGCTGGAGAAAGACAAGGAAAGCACTGATCAATTGATCGAGACACGTCAGCAGATAAGTCTTGACATTCCATCCTGGTTGGACGGGGTCAGGAAAAATGCAGAACAAGCACTGTCATACAAAAACCATGTGATGGCTGCTGTTGTGGATTACATTCAGAGAAGCCAAATTGAGCTGACTGAGGTAATCAATACAAAGCTGCAACAGATTGAGAAAGACGGGATAGATTTCACTACAGAGCTGGATGCAgaaattttgcaaataaaagagaaaaaagaacaacttgATAAAATTTCTCTCACAGATGATGACTTCACATTTCTCGAGAATGCCCTTTCTTTTACAGTATCTTCACCCAAGGTAAAGGACTGGTCCGATCTGAAACTTAACACTGCCGAGTTTGCAATACAAGACGccatggaggagctgcagagatcggtcaaaagtaaaataaatacactgtGCGATCCTACCTTTAGAGAGAAGCAGCGGTATGCTGTAGATGTGACATTCGATCCTGACACAGCACACCCTTTATTGAATATTTCAGCTGATGGGAAGCAAGTTGCCACTGGATACCAAAAAAGGAATGTCGACAACAAACCAGAGAGGTTTCAAAAGGTCCTCAATGTTCTGGCAAAAGAAGGTTTTTCCTCTGGAAAGTTTTACTACGAGGTTCAGGTGAAAGGCAAACCTCAGTGGGATTTGGGAGTGGTGAGTGAGTCTATCAACAGGAAGGGGGATATCAGACTGAGTCCGAAGAATGGATACTGGACCATCTGGTATAGAAATGGAAATGGGCTCACAGCCAATGCTGGCCCCGCTGTAAACCTGCCAGTGAGGCAGATACCTGAAAAGGTTGGAGTTTTTGTAGACTATGAGGAAGGACAAGTTTCCTTTTACGATGTGGACGCAAGGGCAATCATCTTCTCCTTTACGGGAAACAGCTTCACCACAAAGCTCTTCCCTTTCTTCAGTCCCTGCATCAATGAGGGAGGACAAAATTCAGCTGCCTTGATCATCACTCCTGTAACAACCAACCACTGA